In Allomuricauda ruestringensis DSM 13258, the following proteins share a genomic window:
- the leuC gene encoding 3-isopropylmalate dehydratase large subunit — protein sequence MSKTLFDKVWDSHVVKHIENGPDVLFIDRHLVHEVTSPVAFLGLKNRGIKVLYPERTFATADHNTPTRNQHLPVKDPLSANQLRALEENANTHGIPYWGLGHKKNGIVHVIGPEHGITVPGATIVCGDSHTSTHGAFGAIAFGIGTSEVEMVLSTQCIMQPKPKSMRINVNGELSEAVTPKDVALFIISKLSTSGATGYFAEYAGDVFKNMSMEGRMTVCNLSIEMGARGGMIAPDETTFEYIKGREYTPKGKDWDAAMEYWSTLYSDDDAEFDKEVTFDASEIEPMITFGTNPGMGIGISKDIPLAESIDGSPATYKKSLEYMDYNEGEPMIGKPIDFVFLGSCTNGRIEDFRAFASIIKGRKKADNVTAWLVPGSHKVEDAIKEEGILDILTEAGFELREPGCSACLAMNDDKIPAGKYAVSTSNRNFEGRQGPGARTLLASPLVAAAAAVTGKVTDPRELMHEEAFA from the coding sequence ATGAGCAAGACACTATTTGATAAAGTTTGGGATTCCCACGTGGTAAAACATATTGAGAATGGCCCGGATGTACTCTTTATTGACAGGCATTTGGTCCACGAAGTAACGAGTCCCGTAGCTTTTTTAGGATTAAAGAACAGAGGAATAAAAGTATTGTACCCAGAGCGTACTTTTGCAACGGCAGATCACAATACCCCGACCCGCAACCAACACTTGCCCGTAAAAGACCCATTGTCTGCCAATCAATTGAGGGCATTGGAAGAAAACGCAAACACCCATGGTATTCCATACTGGGGACTTGGGCATAAGAAAAATGGAATTGTACACGTAATTGGGCCAGAACACGGGATAACCGTACCTGGGGCCACCATAGTTTGCGGCGATTCCCATACCTCTACGCATGGTGCATTTGGTGCCATTGCCTTTGGTATCGGAACCAGTGAAGTGGAAATGGTGCTTTCCACCCAATGTATTATGCAGCCCAAACCTAAAAGTATGCGCATCAATGTAAACGGGGAATTGAGCGAAGCCGTTACCCCAAAAGATGTAGCCCTTTTCATCATTTCCAAACTGTCTACGTCGGGTGCAACGGGCTATTTTGCTGAGTATGCTGGAGATGTCTTCAAAAACATGTCAATGGAAGGCCGAATGACCGTTTGTAACCTTAGTATTGAAATGGGGGCCCGTGGCGGTATGATTGCTCCCGACGAAACCACTTTTGAATACATTAAAGGAAGGGAATACACACCAAAAGGCAAGGATTGGGATGCTGCCATGGAATACTGGAGCACCCTTTATTCAGATGATGATGCGGAATTTGACAAAGAAGTGACTTTCGATGCCAGCGAGATTGAACCGATGATTACTTTCGGCACCAATCCAGGGATGGGTATCGGTATCAGCAAGGATATTCCGTTGGCTGAAAGCATTGACGGTTCTCCGGCTACCTATAAAAAATCATTGGAATACATGGATTACAACGAAGGAGAGCCAATGATAGGCAAACCTATCGATTTTGTATTCCTTGGAAGTTGTACCAATGGGAGAATTGAAGACTTTAGAGCTTTTGCTTCCATCATAAAAGGAAGAAAAAAGGCAGACAATGTAACGGCGTGGTTAGTTCCTGGCTCGCACAAGGTGGAAGACGCCATCAAAGAAGAAGGTATTTTAGATATCCTAACAGAAGCTGGGTTTGAATTGAGAGAGCCCGGTTGTTCTGCTTGTTTGGCCATGAACGATGATAAAATCCCCGCAGGGAAATATGCGGTGAGTACGTCAAACAGAAACTTTGAAGGACGACAGGGACCCGGTGCCCGTACTTTATTGGCCAGTCCATTGGTGGCCGCCGCCGCCGCCGTTACTGGAAAAGTAACTGACCCAAGGGAATTAATGCACGAAGAAGCATTTGCTTAA
- the leuD gene encoding 3-isopropylmalate dehydratase small subunit, protein MAYDKFNILTSSAVPLPIENVDTDQIIPARFLKATERKGFGDNLFRDWRYNSDGTPKEQFVLNNPIYSGKILVGGKNFGSGSSREHAAWAVYDYGFRCVVSSFFADIFRGNCLNIGVLPVQVTPEFLDKIYKAIEADPKTELEINLPEQKITILATGESESFDINDYKKDNMLNGFDDIDYLLNIQDDIEKYAENTPL, encoded by the coding sequence ATGGCTTACGACAAATTCAACATACTAACAAGTTCAGCGGTACCATTGCCTATCGAAAATGTGGATACCGACCAAATAATCCCTGCACGATTCCTTAAAGCAACCGAACGTAAAGGATTTGGCGATAATTTGTTCCGTGATTGGAGATATAATTCAGACGGAACCCCAAAGGAGCAATTCGTTTTGAACAACCCCATCTATTCTGGAAAGATTTTGGTAGGAGGCAAAAATTTCGGCTCAGGTTCCTCTAGAGAACACGCGGCTTGGGCGGTATACGATTACGGTTTCCGTTGTGTGGTATCCAGCTTTTTTGCTGATATTTTTAGAGGCAACTGTTTGAACATCGGTGTACTTCCCGTTCAAGTGACTCCAGAGTTTTTGGACAAGATTTACAAGGCGATTGAAGCTGACCCAAAAACCGAGTTGGAAATCAACCTACCAGAACAAAAGATTACCATTTTGGCCACGGGTGAAAGCGAAAGTTTTGACATCAACGATTACAAAAAGGACAATATGCTCAATGGATTTGATGATATCGACTATTTGTTGAATATCCAAGATGATATTGAGAAGTATGCCGAAAACACACCTCTGTAA
- the ilvA gene encoding threonine ammonia-lyase IlvA — MSETVETYFPQIADIYQAAKTIAQVAEVTPLQQSIRYSKTHGANILLKREDLHRVRSYKIRGAYNKISSLSQKQLDSGVVCASAGNHAQGVAFACSHLQVNGTIYMPVVTPKQKIDQTKMFGGDWVDVVLEGDTFDDSKKAAQLFCEQEGKTFVHPFDDEKTIEGQATVGLEILQQSSEPIDYVFVAVGGGGLASGLCGTFQALSPNTKIIGVEPEGAPSMLKSIERGELVELENIDKFIDGAAVQKVGGLTYPICREYLFKMITVPEGKVCQTILDLYNRDAIVVEPAGALTIAALDYFKEEIKGKNVVCVVSGSNNDITRTAEIKERALLYAQLKHYFIVRFPQRPGALKEFVVDILGPTDDITHFEYSKKSSRENAPAIVGVELKSPDDLQPLIQRMKENNFFGDYLNNKPDLFQYLV; from the coding sequence ATGAGTGAAACTGTGGAAACTTATTTTCCGCAAATAGCGGATATTTATCAAGCAGCAAAAACCATTGCCCAAGTGGCGGAGGTAACACCGTTGCAGCAAAGTATCCGCTATTCCAAAACTCATGGGGCCAATATTCTTCTAAAAAGAGAAGATCTTCATAGAGTACGTAGTTACAAAATCCGTGGTGCGTACAACAAAATAAGTTCACTCAGCCAAAAGCAATTGGATAGTGGCGTGGTTTGTGCCAGCGCTGGAAATCATGCCCAAGGTGTTGCCTTTGCTTGTAGTCATTTACAGGTAAATGGAACCATTTACATGCCCGTGGTGACTCCAAAGCAGAAAATAGACCAGACCAAAATGTTTGGTGGCGATTGGGTTGATGTAGTTTTGGAGGGAGACACCTTTGACGATTCCAAAAAAGCGGCCCAATTGTTCTGTGAGCAAGAAGGCAAAACCTTTGTGCATCCATTTGATGATGAAAAAACCATAGAAGGCCAAGCCACCGTTGGGTTGGAGATTTTACAACAATCCAGCGAACCAATCGACTATGTTTTTGTTGCTGTTGGCGGAGGAGGATTGGCATCAGGACTTTGCGGTACGTTTCAAGCGCTGTCGCCCAACACCAAAATCATTGGTGTGGAGCCCGAAGGCGCTCCGTCTATGTTGAAATCCATTGAGCGGGGTGAACTGGTGGAGTTGGAAAACATTGATAAGTTTATTGATGGAGCTGCTGTTCAAAAAGTAGGAGGATTAACTTATCCCATTTGCAGGGAGTACTTGTTTAAAATGATTACCGTTCCCGAAGGGAAGGTCTGCCAAACCATCTTGGATTTATACAATAGGGATGCGATTGTGGTGGAACCCGCAGGCGCTTTGACTATTGCTGCCTTGGACTATTTTAAGGAAGAAATAAAGGGCAAAAATGTGGTATGTGTGGTCAGTGGAAGTAATAACGACATTACCCGTACTGCCGAAATCAAGGAAAGGGCCTTGCTCTATGCCCAGTTGAAGCATTATTTTATCGTGAGGTTTCCCCAGCGTCCCGGCGCATTAAAGGAATTTGTGGTGGATATCCTTGGGCCTACTGACGATATCACACATTTTGAATACTCGAAGAAATCAAGTAGGGAGAACGCACCGGCCATTGTTGGCGTGGAACTTAAATCCCCTGACGATTTACAACCCTTGATTCAACGAATGAAGGAAAACAACTTCTTTGGAGATTATCTCAACAACAAACCCGATTTGTTTCAATATTTGGTGTGA
- the leuB gene encoding 3-isopropylmalate dehydrogenase: MKLNIALLAGDGIGPEVIDQAVKVSDAVAAKFGHEISWTPALTGAAAIDAVGEPYPDETHEACVAADAVLFGAIGHPRFDNDPSAKVRPEQGLLKMRQKLGLFANVRPTFTFPSLIDKSPLKRERIEGTDLVFLRELTGGIYFGKRGREDNDNTAFDTCTYTRAEVERLAKKGFEMAMQRSKKLCCVDKANVLETSRLWRETVQKMAKDYPEVEVSYEFVDAVAMRLVQWPSAYDVLITENLFGDILTDEASVISGSMGLMPSASLGEKTSLFEPIHGSYPQAAGKDIANPLATVLSAAMMFETAFGLKDEAEAIREVVNKSLAEGVVTEDLADGGKAYKTSEVGNWLAENI, encoded by the coding sequence ATGAAATTAAACATAGCGCTCTTGGCCGGAGATGGAATTGGCCCCGAAGTAATTGACCAAGCTGTAAAAGTATCGGATGCCGTTGCTGCAAAGTTCGGACATGAAATTAGCTGGACACCTGCCCTTACAGGAGCCGCAGCGATTGATGCCGTAGGCGAACCTTACCCGGACGAAACCCATGAAGCCTGTGTTGCTGCAGATGCCGTTCTTTTTGGCGCCATTGGTCACCCACGTTTTGATAATGACCCATCTGCCAAGGTACGGCCCGAGCAAGGCTTGTTGAAAATGCGTCAGAAACTGGGCTTGTTTGCCAATGTTCGTCCAACCTTCACTTTTCCCTCGTTGATTGATAAATCCCCATTGAAAAGAGAAAGAATTGAAGGTACCGACCTTGTATTCCTCCGTGAGTTAACGGGAGGAATCTATTTTGGAAAAAGAGGTCGTGAGGACAACGACAATACCGCTTTCGATACCTGCACCTATACACGCGCCGAGGTTGAGCGTCTGGCCAAAAAAGGCTTTGAAATGGCCATGCAACGCTCCAAAAAGTTATGCTGTGTGGATAAAGCCAATGTTCTGGAAACCTCTCGCCTGTGGAGAGAGACTGTTCAAAAAATGGCAAAAGACTATCCCGAAGTAGAAGTGTCCTATGAATTTGTGGATGCCGTAGCCATGCGATTGGTGCAATGGCCCAGTGCTTATGATGTGTTGATTACAGAAAACCTATTTGGAGACATCTTAACCGATGAAGCTTCCGTGATTTCCGGGTCTATGGGGTTAATGCCCTCCGCTTCTTTGGGTGAAAAGACTTCTTTGTTTGAGCCTATCCATGGCTCTTACCCACAAGCAGCCGGAAAAGACATAGCTAACCCGTTGGCCACTGTATTGTCTGCTGCCATGATGTTCGAAACTGCTTTTGGACTAAAAGATGAAGCCGAAGCGATTCGCGAAGTGGTGAATAAATCATTAGCTGAAGGCGTGGTTACCGAAGACTTGGCCGATGGTGGAAAAGCATACAAAACCAGTGAAGTTGGGAACTGGTTGGCTGAAAATATTTAA
- a CDS encoding alpha-isopropylmalate synthase regulatory domain-containing protein, translated as MKARTIEIMDTTLRDGEQTSGVSFSASEKLTLAKLLLEELQVDRIEVASARVSEGELQAVKNITDWAATEGYLSNVEVLTFVDNGVSLKWMQEAGAKVQNLLTKGSLNHLTHQLKKTPQQHFTEIENVISEGQKLGIETNVYLEDWSNGMRNSKDYVFQFLDFLTKQPIKRVLLPDTLGVLTHTETGAFFKEIVQKYPNTHFDFHGHNDYDLSVANVMEAVKAGCHGLHLTVNGMGERAGNAPLASAVAVINDFLPEIKIGVKESSLYKVSKLVSAFTGFSIPDNKPIVGDNVFTQTAGIHADGDSKKNLYFNDLLPERFGRKRKYALGKTSGKANIQKNLQELGLTLNDDELKKVTERIIELGDKKERVTKDDLPYIISDVLDSNLRQQKVFVKSYVLTHSKGLKPSTTLSIEIEGKTYEESSQGDGQFDAFINALKKVYKKEGRELPKLVDYAVRIPPGSNSDALCETIITWQTKEKDFTTRGLDSDQTVSAIKATEKMLNLV; from the coding sequence ATGAAAGCACGCACCATAGAAATTATGGACACCACCCTGCGGGATGGTGAACAAACCTCTGGGGTTTCCTTTTCCGCATCGGAAAAGCTCACCTTGGCCAAATTATTATTGGAAGAGCTCCAAGTAGACCGTATCGAAGTGGCTTCCGCCCGTGTTTCGGAAGGAGAACTACAGGCCGTAAAAAATATAACGGATTGGGCCGCCACAGAAGGTTACCTTTCCAACGTGGAAGTGTTGACCTTTGTGGACAATGGAGTATCCCTCAAATGGATGCAAGAAGCAGGTGCCAAAGTGCAAAACCTGCTCACCAAGGGCTCATTGAATCATTTAACCCACCAACTTAAAAAGACTCCTCAACAGCATTTTACAGAAATAGAAAATGTAATTTCTGAAGGGCAAAAACTTGGAATAGAAACCAATGTTTATTTAGAAGACTGGAGTAACGGTATGCGAAATTCCAAGGATTATGTTTTTCAGTTTTTGGATTTTTTGACAAAGCAACCCATAAAGCGTGTCTTGCTTCCAGATACCCTAGGCGTGCTTACACATACCGAAACAGGAGCTTTTTTTAAAGAAATTGTTCAAAAGTATCCGAATACCCATTTCGATTTTCACGGACATAACGATTATGATTTGAGTGTCGCCAATGTTATGGAGGCAGTAAAAGCGGGCTGTCACGGATTGCACCTTACCGTAAATGGCATGGGAGAACGTGCAGGCAATGCACCACTTGCAAGTGCAGTTGCCGTAATCAACGATTTTTTACCAGAGATTAAGATTGGTGTAAAGGAATCATCACTTTACAAAGTAAGTAAATTGGTATCTGCCTTTACTGGTTTTAGCATTCCTGACAACAAACCTATTGTTGGAGATAACGTGTTTACTCAAACTGCTGGCATACATGCAGATGGAGATAGCAAGAAGAATCTTTACTTTAACGATTTACTTCCGGAGCGATTTGGCAGAAAACGTAAATATGCCTTAGGTAAAACATCAGGAAAAGCGAACATCCAAAAGAATCTTCAAGAGCTTGGTTTAACTTTGAATGATGACGAACTGAAAAAGGTCACGGAACGTATTATTGAGCTTGGAGACAAAAAAGAGCGCGTCACCAAAGATGATTTGCCATACATCATTTCCGATGTATTGGACAGCAATCTTCGCCAGCAAAAGGTATTTGTAAAATCTTACGTGCTGACCCATTCCAAAGGACTGAAGCCCTCCACTACCCTTTCCATAGAAATTGAAGGGAAAACTTATGAAGAAAGTTCACAAGGAGATGGCCAGTTTGATGCTTTCATCAACGCTTTGAAGAAGGTATACAAAAAAGAAGGCAGGGAATTGCCGAAATTGGTGGATTATGCCGTTCGTATCCCTCCAGGTAGTAATTCCGATGCCTTGTGCGAAACCATAATCACCTGGCAAACCAAGGAAAAGGATTTTACTACACGAGGTTTGGATTCGGATCAAACGGTATCCGCCATAAAAGCCACGGAAAAAATGCTAAACCTAGTATAA
- a CDS encoding NADP-dependent glyceraldehyde-3-phosphate dehydrogenase, with product MATTKTVIPEQYQITEEIHQKTYLVHGELRKWSGDTSPVVSTISSTEKYAPTTLGSVPDMGEPEAMEALDAALAAYDKGQGLWPTMKVKDRIECMESFVKKMEEKREEVVKLLMWEIGKSKPDSYKEFDRTVEYIYDTIEDYKQLDRDSAKFQKHDSVYAHIRRGPLGVVLCLGPYNYPLNETFALLIPAIIMGNTTIFKPAKHGVLLITPLLEAFQSSFPKGVVNILFGRGRAVAAPIMKTGKVDVLALIGNSVSANALQDQHPKSNRLRLVLGLEAKNPAIVLPDAELDLTINECISGTLSFNGQRCTALKVVYVHDEVKDKFLKRFAEKVDGLKFGNPWDDGVNLTPLPEPDKPAYIQELLDDALTKGAKIVNKKGGKHFDNYIWPAVLYPVTKDMRVYQEEQFGPIIPVLSFQDIEEPLDDMAESNYGQQVSLFGKDVYTLSPLIDSLANLVCRVNLNSSCQRGPDVYPFTGRKDSAQSTLSVHDALRSFSIRTFVAFKDNDLNTQTVEQLMEAKVSNFLSTDYIL from the coding sequence ATGGCTACAACTAAAACCGTAATACCTGAACAATATCAAATCACTGAAGAAATCCATCAAAAAACTTACTTGGTACATGGAGAGCTCCGTAAATGGAGTGGGGATACAAGTCCTGTAGTTTCTACGATTTCCTCTACAGAAAAATATGCCCCGACAACCTTGGGCAGTGTGCCCGATATGGGAGAGCCCGAAGCGATGGAGGCGTTGGATGCAGCTTTGGCAGCATACGATAAGGGGCAAGGACTTTGGCCTACCATGAAAGTGAAGGATCGTATTGAGTGTATGGAGTCCTTTGTGAAAAAAATGGAAGAGAAGCGCGAGGAGGTAGTGAAACTTTTGATGTGGGAGATCGGTAAATCCAAACCAGATTCGTACAAGGAGTTTGATCGTACCGTTGAGTATATTTACGACACCATCGAAGATTACAAGCAATTGGACCGCGATAGTGCCAAATTTCAGAAGCATGATAGCGTATATGCCCATATCCGAAGAGGTCCGTTGGGTGTTGTTTTGTGTCTTGGCCCATACAACTACCCATTGAATGAGACCTTTGCTTTATTGATTCCGGCCATCATTATGGGAAATACTACCATTTTTAAGCCTGCAAAGCATGGAGTTTTATTGATTACACCACTTTTGGAAGCTTTTCAGAGCAGTTTTCCCAAAGGAGTGGTGAATATACTTTTTGGTCGAGGAAGGGCCGTGGCGGCGCCTATAATGAAAACAGGGAAGGTAGATGTGCTGGCTTTGATCGGGAATAGTGTTTCTGCCAATGCCTTGCAGGATCAACACCCAAAAAGCAATAGATTGCGTCTAGTTTTGGGATTGGAAGCCAAAAATCCAGCCATTGTGTTGCCTGATGCCGAATTGGACTTGACCATCAATGAATGTATTTCCGGGACATTATCATTTAACGGACAGCGTTGCACTGCCTTAAAAGTGGTTTACGTACACGATGAAGTGAAAGATAAATTCTTGAAACGCTTTGCTGAGAAAGTGGACGGACTAAAATTCGGAAACCCTTGGGATGATGGCGTCAACTTGACCCCGCTCCCTGAACCGGACAAACCAGCTTATATACAAGAATTGTTGGATGATGCCTTGACAAAAGGGGCGAAGATCGTCAACAAAAAAGGAGGAAAACATTTTGATAATTACATTTGGCCAGCCGTGCTGTACCCTGTGACCAAGGATATGCGAGTGTATCAAGAGGAGCAGTTTGGGCCCATTATTCCAGTACTTTCATTCCAAGATATTGAAGAGCCTTTGGATGATATGGCGGAGTCTAACTACGGGCAGCAAGTGAGCTTGTTCGGGAAAGATGTGTACACCTTGTCTCCGCTAATTGATTCCTTGGCCAACTTGGTTTGCAGGGTTAACCTGAACAGTTCTTGCCAAAGAGGACCAGATGTTTATCCGTTTACGGGAAGAAAGGACTCTGCGCAATCCACATTGAGCGTTCACGATGCATTGCGCTCATTCTCCATAAGGACTTTTGTGGCTTTTAAGGATAATGATCTGAACACCCAGACCGTGGAGCAATTAATGGAAGCCAAAGTGAGCAATTTCTTGAGCACGGATTATATTTTGTAA
- the ilvN gene encoding acetolactate synthase small subunit has protein sequence MEKQWYTISVYSENHVGLLNRISGIFLKRHINIESLNVSKSEIEGVSKFTIVVFTTEDWTRKIVGQIEKQIEVIKAYYHTDDETIYQESALFKIASHLLFDERQIQNIIKESNAQIVTVNREFFALAKTGRRHEIDEMHDALLPYGIMQFVRSGRITVTKAAMPISEILQEFQEN, from the coding sequence ATGGAAAAACAATGGTATACCATATCGGTGTATTCCGAAAATCATGTAGGACTGCTCAACAGAATATCTGGGATATTCTTGAAGCGACACATTAATATAGAGAGTTTAAATGTTTCAAAATCAGAGATAGAAGGTGTTTCTAAATTCACGATTGTAGTTTTTACCACCGAAGACTGGACGCGCAAGATTGTTGGTCAGATAGAAAAACAAATAGAGGTCATCAAAGCATACTATCACACTGATGATGAAACCATCTATCAGGAATCGGCTTTGTTTAAAATTGCTTCGCACTTGTTGTTTGATGAACGTCAGATTCAAAACATCATCAAAGAAAGCAATGCACAGATCGTTACCGTTAACCGTGAGTTCTTTGCCCTGGCAAAAACAGGGCGTAGACATGAAATAGACGAAATGCACGACGCACTTTTACCTTATGGTATTATGCAGTTTGTGCGTTCTGGGAGAATTACGGTAACCAAGGCAGCAATGCCGATAAGCGAAATATTACAGGAATTTCAAGAAAACTAA
- the ilvC gene encoding ketol-acid reductoisomerase — protein sequence MANYFNTLSLREQLTQLGKCRFMDSSEFADGVTALKGKKIVIVGCGAQGLNQGLNMRDSGLDISYALRPAAIKEERQSFKNAKENNFVVGTYEELIPTADLVINLTPDKQHTNVVSTVMPLMKKGATLSYSHGFNIVEEGMQVREDLTVIMVAPKSPGSEVREEYKRGFGVPTLIAVHPENDPEGKGLEQAKAYAAGTGGDKAGVLESSFVAEVKSDLMGEQTILCGLLQTGSILSFNKMIEKGVDAAYASKLIQYGWETITEGLKQGGITNMMDRLSNPAKIKAFDLAEELKVIMRPLFQKHMDDIMSGHFSKTMMEDWDNGDKNLLDWRAATGETAFEKTPAGDMEISEQEYYDNGVLMVAFVKSGVELAYETMTESGIIGDSAYYESLHETPLIANTIARKKLFEMNRVISDTAEYGCYLFDHACKPLLTDFMKKVDTDIIGKHFGKGKDTGVDNVRLIAVNKAIREHDVEVVGARLRASMTAMKPIG from the coding sequence ATGGCAAATTACTTTAACACACTATCACTTCGCGAACAACTGACCCAATTGGGAAAATGTAGATTTATGGATTCCAGCGAGTTTGCTGATGGTGTTACCGCACTAAAAGGAAAGAAAATAGTAATAGTTGGGTGTGGTGCCCAAGGATTGAACCAAGGGTTGAACATGCGTGACTCTGGATTGGATATCTCTTATGCACTTCGTCCAGCGGCTATAAAAGAGGAGAGACAATCCTTTAAAAACGCCAAGGAGAATAACTTTGTTGTTGGAACCTACGAAGAATTGATTCCAACGGCCGATTTGGTCATTAACCTTACACCGGACAAGCAGCACACCAATGTGGTAAGTACCGTAATGCCTTTGATGAAAAAAGGGGCAACCTTGTCTTACTCCCACGGTTTCAACATTGTGGAAGAGGGGATGCAGGTGCGAGAGGACCTTACCGTGATCATGGTGGCGCCCAAAAGCCCAGGTTCCGAGGTACGCGAAGAGTACAAAAGAGGTTTCGGTGTGCCTACTTTGATTGCCGTACACCCGGAGAACGACCCGGAAGGAAAAGGATTGGAGCAAGCCAAGGCTTATGCTGCGGGAACAGGTGGTGATAAAGCAGGCGTTCTGGAATCATCATTTGTGGCGGAAGTAAAGTCAGATTTGATGGGAGAGCAGACCATTCTTTGTGGATTGTTGCAGACAGGTTCCATTCTTTCTTTCAATAAAATGATTGAAAAAGGTGTTGATGCCGCTTACGCTTCCAAATTGATTCAATACGGATGGGAAACCATCACTGAAGGGTTAAAGCAGGGAGGTATTACCAATATGATGGACCGTTTGTCCAACCCAGCCAAAATCAAGGCATTTGATTTGGCCGAAGAGTTGAAAGTAATCATGCGTCCTTTGTTCCAAAAACACATGGACGACATTATGAGCGGACATTTCTCCAAAACCATGATGGAGGATTGGGACAATGGGGATAAAAACCTATTGGACTGGAGAGCTGCTACAGGAGAAACCGCTTTTGAAAAAACGCCCGCAGGAGATATGGAAATCTCGGAGCAAGAATACTACGATAATGGTGTATTGATGGTCGCTTTTGTTAAATCAGGAGTGGAATTGGCCTATGAAACCATGACCGAGTCCGGAATTATTGGGGATTCGGCTTACTACGAATCATTGCATGAGACTCCATTGATCGCAAATACCATCGCGAGAAAGAAATTGTTTGAGATGAACCGCGTCATTTCAGATACTGCAGAGTACGGATGTTACTTGTTCGACCATGCGTGTAAACCACTTTTGACCGATTTTATGAAGAAAGTGGATACCGATATTATTGGCAAGCACTTTGGTAAAGGTAAAGATACCGGAGTGGACAACGTAAGGTTGATTGCCGTAAACAAAGCTATCCGTGAGCACGATGTAGAAGTTGTTGGTGCCAGATTACGTGCATCCATGACGGCAATGAAGCCAATCGGATAA